The Sinomicrobium kalidii genome contains a region encoding:
- a CDS encoding toxin-antitoxin system YwqK family antitoxin, protein MKIRHLFLLLGIIAFQVTIAQNDTIWYNTSWNKTPKENAAYYRPSPQPEDGGYRVVDYYISGAKQMEGFSREKDRDVFDGTITWFTEDGKISQKAHYKNGSLEGEFTSYINGEEVARAVYKNNKIENGTSLVFREVYQFYLFRKYENGKQLKEIIFEKTLDKPRAEVTYGVGEHKQLYNVKHYDKNGIVTAEFTGNRDDRHNASFYNGKQIGYYYNPMQKKEEINYEDGKFKNYEIFYSSGKIRERAYVKNDTARITYFDKNGKELATLTSLFKPEQNISYIHSKPVEGTRIYFNHTSLSQDTQWITRTATYKNGRIIERKNFYENGKLKSRKAYEDGIMIRKEAYAENGTTNTELVYKNGNPFNGTDNSAQGHTVYRDGMVVEETTTYKSGAIFKKETDSTATFYDKNGEKLGELVYRINEHGRKKPYNGTLFQQRYGSDKLSTAESYKDGTLIKRTRFYREGTGTENIREKETFYDNTKRKTQVKSYYNNGQLRTDTKYKNSYTKEKATYYDKTGKLLSTMTFIPERHGTEYAFFSGSNRIESIKTYNEEGELIYEKKYEKDYRSRDNTGEYPIFLKKEIDYDGKAVFYNSNNALVAEATYKNGKPWEGKTVWGSSYSYTISSYKNGKKEGDEIKYKTPGNSTPSIKSKKTYLNGVLHGTSFTYFDNGQTESIKNYKNGLLDGEAIYYNENGTERNKLVYKKGSPYEGLSIDKRVASRNSTITKKSFYKAGKLTRKETRENDQLLQEASYTENGLQATEYNTSGVKTVVYNITDMENKSGEVIYYDENGAQKEKGSIIEGEPAEGVFYLKKFHISYARSLPDEKTKTIKLKVTKEKYTVLGFDEKMEEVFRISESKKLPELYLLNNVVRPDYFYNDFIGNL, encoded by the coding sequence ATGAAGATCCGACACTTATTTTTATTATTGGGAATAATAGCATTCCAGGTTACCATAGCACAAAACGACACTATCTGGTATAATACTTCCTGGAATAAAACTCCAAAAGAAAACGCCGCTTATTACCGGCCGTCCCCCCAACCCGAAGATGGCGGTTATCGGGTGGTGGACTATTATATTTCCGGAGCAAAACAAATGGAAGGTTTTTCCAGAGAAAAAGACCGTGATGTATTTGACGGAACAATCACATGGTTTACCGAAGACGGAAAAATCAGTCAGAAAGCCCATTATAAAAATGGCAGTCTGGAAGGTGAATTTACCAGCTACATCAACGGTGAAGAAGTTGCAAGAGCCGTTTACAAAAACAATAAAATCGAAAATGGTACAAGCTTAGTGTTCAGAGAGGTTTATCAGTTTTACCTGTTTCGCAAATATGAAAACGGCAAACAGTTAAAAGAAATAATATTTGAAAAAACACTTGATAAACCCCGTGCAGAAGTCACATACGGAGTTGGTGAACACAAGCAATTGTATAACGTAAAACACTATGACAAAAACGGTATTGTAACCGCTGAGTTTACCGGAAACCGGGATGATCGTCACAATGCGTCGTTTTATAACGGAAAGCAAATCGGGTATTATTATAACCCCATGCAGAAAAAAGAAGAAATCAACTATGAAGACGGAAAATTCAAAAATTACGAGATCTTTTATTCCTCAGGAAAAATAAGGGAGCGTGCTTATGTAAAAAACGATACGGCCCGTATTACCTATTTCGATAAAAACGGGAAGGAACTGGCTACCTTAACCTCTCTTTTTAAACCTGAACAGAACATCAGCTACATACACAGCAAGCCTGTGGAAGGCACCAGAATATATTTCAATCATACCTCCCTGTCTCAGGACACACAGTGGATTACCAGGACCGCAACCTATAAAAACGGGAGGATAATAGAACGAAAGAATTTTTATGAAAACGGGAAGCTCAAGTCACGCAAGGCTTACGAAGACGGTATAATGATCAGAAAAGAAGCCTATGCGGAAAACGGGACCACTAATACCGAACTTGTCTACAAGAACGGAAACCCGTTTAACGGTACGGATAACAGTGCTCAGGGACACACTGTCTATAGAGACGGAATGGTTGTCGAAGAAACAACAACGTATAAAAGCGGGGCCATATTCAAAAAGGAGACCGACAGTACGGCTACGTTCTATGACAAAAACGGAGAAAAACTGGGCGAACTGGTATATAGAATAAATGAACACGGGCGCAAAAAACCGTATAACGGTACTTTATTTCAACAACGCTACGGAAGTGATAAACTTTCTACTGCAGAAAGTTATAAAGACGGCACTCTTATAAAACGTACCCGCTTCTACCGTGAAGGAACAGGAACTGAAAATATCAGGGAAAAGGAAACCTTCTATGATAATACAAAAAGGAAAACACAGGTAAAAAGCTATTACAATAACGGGCAATTACGAACCGATACAAAATATAAAAACTCATATACTAAAGAAAAAGCCACCTACTACGACAAAACGGGGAAATTGCTCTCCACCATGACGTTCATCCCTGAAAGGCATGGTACCGAATATGCATTTTTTTCCGGTTCAAATCGCATAGAAAGTATAAAAACCTATAATGAAGAAGGCGAATTAATCTATGAAAAGAAATATGAAAAAGACTATAGGTCCAGGGATAATACAGGTGAATACCCTATTTTTCTGAAAAAGGAAATCGATTATGACGGCAAAGCTGTTTTTTATAACAGTAATAATGCCCTTGTAGCCGAAGCCACTTACAAAAACGGAAAGCCCTGGGAAGGAAAAACGGTTTGGGGTTCTTCCTATAGCTACACCATATCTTCCTATAAAAACGGCAAAAAAGAGGGCGATGAAATCAAATACAAGACCCCCGGTAACAGTACCCCAAGTATAAAAAGCAAAAAAACCTACCTCAACGGTGTTCTTCACGGCACTTCTTTTACTTATTTCGATAACGGACAGACAGAAAGCATTAAAAACTATAAAAACGGATTACTTGACGGCGAAGCGATTTATTATAACGAAAACGGAACCGAAAGAAATAAACTCGTCTATAAAAAAGGATCTCCTTATGAAGGCCTGTCCATAGACAAAAGAGTCGCGTCAAGGAATTCCACGATAACAAAAAAATCCTTTTACAAGGCAGGAAAGCTCACCCGGAAAGAAACCCGGGAAAACGATCAACTGTTACAGGAGGCCAGCTACACCGAAAATGGGTTACAGGCCACGGAATATAACACCTCCGGTGTTAAAACGGTAGTGTATAACATAACCGATATGGAAAACAAAAGCGGTGAAGTAATTTATTATGACGAAAACGGTGCTCAGAAGGAAAAAGGCAGTATTATTGAAGGTGAGCCCGCCGAAGGTGTTTTTTACCTGAAAAAATTCCACATCTCCTACGCCCGTTCGCTTCCGGACGAAAAAACAAAAACCATAAAACTTAAAGTGACAAAAGAAAAATACACGGTTTTGGGATTTGACGAAAAAATGGAAGAGGTCTTCCGCATTTCGGAAAGCAAAAAGCTGCCTGAACTTTACCTTCTGAACAATGTCGTTCGCCCCGATTATTTCTATAACGATTTTATAGGTAACTTGTAA
- a CDS encoding DinB family protein, which produces MKKEFFLLVLIAAWYAQGNAQVKEISRGWTSFVQSIDVASNEKVNFRLSAAVKVTTDSSEQGSAGLWARVDNKNEETGFFDNMVDRPITSENWQTYTLEGYIDQNSQKLNFGGLCMGDGEFYFDRVELSIQDKNGKFRPVEIPNSGFEKDAGPGNIPNWVEGTNFAKPVRVKEYNISFVKDETYGTQALMIKGTGTPNPYELKSAEGYSLQIGTLVSMLNDLSNRVERVVSGLDQQKLDYLIDEKANRIGALIMHLAAAEKYYQVYTFENRGFNEEENKKWGAALNLGEEGRKEIQGHDLEYYLDIYREVRQKTLEELKKRNDAWLKKKKPGSLLNNHYAWFHVMEHQSSHLGQILFLKKRLPEEEKPQIQVRDDKIKD; this is translated from the coding sequence ATGAAAAAAGAATTTTTCCTCTTGGTTTTAATTGCTGCATGGTATGCACAGGGTAATGCCCAGGTCAAGGAAATTTCACGGGGATGGACCTCTTTTGTCCAGTCCATCGATGTCGCTTCGAACGAAAAGGTTAACTTCCGGTTATCGGCTGCGGTAAAGGTTACTACCGATAGTAGCGAACAGGGATCGGCCGGGTTATGGGCAAGAGTGGACAACAAGAATGAAGAAACAGGTTTTTTTGATAATATGGTGGACAGACCTATTACTTCAGAGAACTGGCAAACCTATACATTAGAAGGGTATATAGATCAAAATTCGCAAAAACTCAATTTTGGCGGCCTGTGCATGGGAGACGGAGAGTTTTATTTTGATAGAGTTGAACTGTCCATACAGGACAAAAACGGCAAGTTCAGACCCGTTGAAATTCCCAATTCCGGTTTTGAAAAAGATGCCGGGCCCGGAAATATTCCCAATTGGGTAGAAGGCACAAACTTTGCCAAACCTGTTCGCGTAAAGGAATACAATATTTCTTTTGTGAAAGATGAAACCTACGGTACACAAGCCTTGATGATAAAGGGTACCGGCACCCCAAATCCATACGAACTTAAATCTGCCGAAGGATATTCGCTTCAAATAGGCACTTTGGTCAGCATGCTCAACGATTTGAGTAACAGGGTAGAAAGAGTTGTATCCGGGCTCGATCAACAAAAACTCGATTACCTGATCGACGAAAAAGCCAACAGGATAGGAGCCTTAATCATGCACCTCGCTGCCGCCGAAAAATATTATCAGGTATATACTTTTGAAAATCGTGGATTCAACGAAGAAGAAAATAAAAAATGGGGCGCTGCTCTGAATCTCGGAGAAGAGGGAAGAAAAGAAATACAGGGACATGATCTGGAGTATTACCTCGATATTTACAGAGAGGTAAGACAAAAGACCCTCGAGGAATTAAAAAAACGCAACGATGCATGGCTGAAAAAGAAAAAACCGGGAAGTTTACTGAATAATCATTATGCCTGGTTTCATGTCATGGAACACCAATCCAGCCATCTCGGGCAGATCTTGTTCCTGAAAAAACGCCTTCCGGAAGAAGAAAAGCCGCAAATTCAGGTCAGAGATGACAAAATTAAAGATTAA
- a CDS encoding TrmH family RNA methyltransferase: MVSKSEIKLITGLHQKKYRNRHGMFIAEGIKVITELYKAGMDLRELFTVDADLFSFTGNRAREISENELKKISQLKTPNKALALFDIPEEKKAGNSGIVVALDDIRDPGNLGTIVRLCDWFGVEDLVCSTTTVDCFNAKVVQATMGSLARVNIVYTDLEAYIRESGLPAFAADMDGENVYTASLPEQGILVMGNEANGISGNIRLLADRFVSIPRFGRVQQTESLNVATATAILLSEFRRGYQ, encoded by the coding sequence ATGGTTAGTAAAAGCGAAATTAAACTAATAACGGGTTTGCACCAAAAAAAGTACCGCAACCGGCACGGAATGTTCATCGCCGAGGGAATAAAGGTCATTACGGAGTTGTATAAGGCCGGAATGGATTTGAGGGAGCTGTTTACCGTGGACGCGGATCTGTTTTCTTTTACCGGGAACCGGGCCCGGGAGATATCGGAAAATGAACTGAAAAAGATCAGCCAACTAAAAACCCCTAACAAGGCCCTGGCGCTTTTTGATATACCCGAAGAGAAGAAAGCGGGAAATTCCGGCATTGTAGTAGCCCTGGACGACATACGCGATCCCGGGAACCTGGGGACAATTGTCCGCCTGTGTGACTGGTTCGGGGTGGAAGATTTGGTGTGCAGTACTACTACGGTAGATTGTTTCAATGCCAAGGTGGTACAGGCTACCATGGGATCACTGGCCAGGGTAAACATTGTTTATACCGATCTGGAGGCTTATATCCGGGAATCCGGCTTGCCTGCGTTTGCAGCGGATATGGACGGAGAAAATGTATACACCGCTTCCCTGCCGGAACAGGGTATTCTGGTTATGGGTAACGAAGCCAACGGTATCTCCGGTAATATCAGGTTGCTTGCAGACCGTTTTGTTTCCATTCCGCGTTTCGGGCGTGTACAACAGACGGAAAGCCTGAATGTTGCTACGGCTACAGCCATACTTTTGAGTGAGTTCAGGAGAGGATACCAATAG
- a CDS encoding BamA/TamA family outer membrane protein: MKTLITKIAVIFLILSIASCNAVKRVNDDQLLLTKNNIYVNGEKESREAVRNLISQQPNSSLLGFNLKLHIYNLATPKSDSAFQAWLHRKEKREKRLDRLLSKKQVKELGNSVSGFNNWLKETGEAPVIINTEKTKKSRERLKLYYNSKGFFNNKVAYSIDTVPKKKKRGEVRYDITTGKPYFLDSITKNIDSRDIDSIYSIYDSRMLIKQGEQFDLSRFEAERERINSILINSGIYQFQPNSSIRFNILRDTLVANEDYKMPVEIEIDNRYERTGDSLKEIPYKVHRIKNVNIFADYTFGMQRDSLDSITYNNFTIYYKDKLRYKPKALTDAIAIAPGNLYREIDRTRTYSQISSLNTFKYPNIEYLYNKDTDDQLNTNIYLTHRSKFSLGLNTDISHSNIQDIGISFSTSLISRNVFRGAETLEVSARGTVGSSREASNPHDRFFNLSEFGGDIRLNFPRIFFLFDTSKYIPKYMLPETRISLGSSFQKNIGLDKQSFNTILRYNWTPSYQRKHTFELMNIEFIRNLNVDRYFRVYQNSYGRLNDIAREYETDPSYFDDEGNLRIPEGTDEFTGDALAGNISGLSPGTDDFSTISSIDERRRRLSANNLIFASNFTFSKNTRRGAGDNTFSQFKVKLETAGNFLSAVSSFIEFYKNEEGKKMVFDVQYSQYVKTELDFIKHWQVSRDGILAFRSFFGFAIPYGNATNIPFSRSYFAGGTNDNRAWQAYSLGPGRTDALNDFNEANLKIALNLEYRFNIMGSLNGALFADVGNIWNALDDVTDKEAVFTGFSSLKDTALGTGFGLRYDFGFFVIRLDTGFKTYNPSERMSRRWFRDYNFSNAVYNIGINYPF; encoded by the coding sequence TTGAAAACTCTGATCACAAAAATAGCGGTAATCTTTTTAATACTGTCTATTGCATCTTGTAATGCGGTAAAAAGGGTGAATGACGACCAGTTACTTTTAACCAAGAACAACATCTATGTAAACGGGGAAAAAGAATCCAGGGAAGCCGTCCGCAACCTCATTTCACAGCAGCCTAACAGCTCCCTGCTCGGTTTCAACCTGAAGCTGCACATCTACAACCTGGCCACACCAAAGTCGGATTCCGCTTTCCAGGCGTGGCTGCACAGAAAGGAAAAACGGGAAAAACGCCTCGATCGCCTGTTGTCAAAAAAACAGGTCAAAGAGTTGGGCAATTCGGTTTCGGGGTTTAACAACTGGTTGAAAGAAACCGGTGAAGCCCCGGTAATCATTAACACGGAAAAAACGAAAAAATCCAGGGAGCGCCTCAAGCTCTATTATAACAGTAAGGGTTTTTTCAACAATAAGGTGGCCTATTCCATAGATACCGTTCCCAAAAAGAAAAAGCGCGGAGAAGTGAGGTACGATATTACCACGGGAAAACCGTATTTCCTGGACAGTATCACAAAAAATATAGACTCCAGGGACATTGATTCCATTTATTCCATTTACGATTCCAGGATGCTCATAAAACAGGGAGAACAGTTTGACCTCTCCCGTTTCGAAGCGGAACGGGAACGCATCAATTCCATCCTCATCAATTCCGGAATATATCAATTTCAACCCAATTCGTCCATACGCTTCAATATTCTGAGAGACACCCTTGTTGCGAATGAAGATTACAAAATGCCGGTAGAAATAGAAATTGACAACCGCTATGAAAGGACAGGCGATTCGCTAAAGGAAATACCCTACAAGGTACACCGTATCAAGAACGTAAATATTTTTGCCGACTACACCTTCGGGATGCAAAGGGATTCCCTGGATTCGATTACTTACAATAATTTTACCATATATTACAAAGACAAACTGCGCTATAAACCAAAAGCACTGACCGATGCCATCGCCATCGCCCCCGGAAATCTATACCGGGAGATTGACCGTACACGCACTTATAGCCAGATTAGCAGTCTCAATACATTTAAATACCCTAACATAGAATACCTTTACAACAAGGATACCGACGATCAATTAAATACTAACATTTACCTTACACACAGATCCAAATTTTCCCTCGGGTTAAACACGGATATATCGCACTCCAACATCCAGGACATCGGAATTTCCTTCAGCACATCACTTATCAGCAGAAATGTGTTCCGCGGAGCCGAAACCCTCGAAGTATCGGCCAGGGGTACCGTAGGTTCGTCGCGGGAGGCCAGCAATCCGCACGACAGGTTTTTTAATCTTTCTGAATTCGGCGGAGATATCCGGCTCAATTTTCCCAGGATATTTTTCCTTTTCGATACCAGTAAATATATCCCGAAATACATGCTCCCGGAAACACGGATATCCCTGGGGAGTTCTTTTCAGAAAAACATCGGGCTGGACAAACAGAGCTTCAATACCATATTGCGGTACAACTGGACCCCTTCCTATCAGAGAAAACACACTTTCGAGTTGATGAATATCGAATTCATCCGGAACCTGAATGTCGATCGCTATTTCCGGGTATATCAAAACAGTTACGGCAGATTAAATGACATAGCACGGGAATACGAAACAGACCCTTCTTATTTCGATGACGAAGGCAACCTCCGCATACCGGAAGGCACCGATGAGTTTACCGGTGACGCCCTTGCGGGAAACATAAGCGGGCTAAGCCCGGGGACCGATGATTTCAGTACCATTTCGAGCATTGACGAACGCCGCAGGAGGCTCAGTGCCAACAACCTTATTTTCGCCTCCAACTTCACCTTTTCCAAAAACACGAGGAGAGGTGCCGGAGACAATACGTTCTCGCAGTTCAAGGTCAAACTGGAAACCGCAGGGAACTTTCTTTCCGCAGTTTCCAGCTTTATTGAGTTCTACAAGAACGAAGAAGGTAAAAAAATGGTTTTTGACGTACAGTATTCACAATACGTAAAAACCGAGCTCGACTTTATAAAACACTGGCAGGTATCACGCGACGGTATCCTGGCCTTCCGCAGCTTCTTCGGTTTTGCCATTCCCTACGGAAATGCTACAAACATTCCTTTCTCCAGGAGTTATTTTGCCGGGGGAACCAACGACAACAGGGCCTGGCAGGCCTACTCCCTAGGTCCCGGAAGGACCGATGCCCTTAACGATTTTAACGAAGCCAACCTGAAAATAGCCCTGAACCTGGAATACCGTTTCAACATTATGGGAAGCCTCAACGGCGCCCTCTTTGCTGATGTCGGTAACATCTGGAATGCCCTGGATGACGTTACAGACAAAGAAGCCGTTTTCACCGGTTTCTCCTCCCTGAAGGATACCGCCCTCGGTACAGGTTTCGGATTGCGTTACGATTTCGGTTTTTTTGTCATCCGGCTCGACACCGGGTTCAAAACCTACAATCCTTCCGAAAGGATGTCCAGGCGCTGGTTCCGCGATTACAATTTCAGTAATGCGGTATATAACATCGGTATCAACTATCCTTTTTAG
- a CDS encoding tetratricopeptide repeat-containing sensor histidine kinase has protein sequence MNQKTKYILFIILCSLSCTRQNIVKNPPNDIDDKIVQWINKSENKKTTRFKRKQFIDSAYSNVLKLKNDSIKNKYLIKVAYLYYKLNDSLLFKKVNKEARSLATRRRDTLNIAETYWDMASFYYHKNKMDSAYYNYYKAQKLYENAGDDFYSARMLLNMAIMQSDMKDYTGSEVTTTKAISLLKPLKKYKQLYMCYNNLGIVFNNLQDYERAIFYHQKALEYLKKTDNRALLEPSALNNIGVVYENQKNYKKAVKNYKKALDYDSLFHKDPELYAMLIDNLGYSKFLSGDTIESPKLFYKALKIRDSLRIIPGITVNKLHLAEYYASRSDTTKSIRYAIQSKELAENSQNYRDLLTAIKWLSKLDRNNTQTYMRTYVKVNDSLLREERAIRNKFARIRFETDEFIEETERLNQKVITISIALIGTILIAILLYVIKRQKDKNRQLYYEQQQQKASEEIYNLLLNQQIKVEEGKQKEKQRISRELHDGILGKLFGIRLSLDSLNVKNDKASIKTRKQYLNSLKETEEEIRSISHEMNAEFLNSNTNYAAIIANLVKSQNKISEFNILLHHDRTIKWDAIAGNIKMNIYRVIQEALQNCNKHANANEVIISFKKKHQALELTVEDDGIGFGMKKNKKGIGLKNIRSRVESLSGKLVVDSTKGTGTTLIIKIPLQ, from the coding sequence GTGAATCAGAAAACAAAATATATTCTTTTCATTATATTATGCTCTCTTTCCTGCACTCGGCAAAATATCGTTAAGAACCCTCCAAATGATATTGATGATAAAATAGTTCAATGGATTAATAAATCTGAAAATAAAAAAACTACACGTTTTAAAAGAAAGCAGTTTATAGATAGTGCGTATTCCAATGTACTCAAACTCAAAAACGACTCTATAAAAAACAAGTATCTTATAAAGGTAGCTTACCTTTATTATAAGCTCAATGATTCGCTTCTGTTTAAAAAGGTCAACAAAGAAGCCCGGAGCCTTGCAACAAGACGTAGGGATACTTTAAATATAGCCGAAACATACTGGGATATGGCCAGCTTTTACTATCACAAAAACAAAATGGATAGTGCATATTACAATTATTATAAAGCCCAGAAACTATATGAAAATGCTGGCGACGATTTTTATTCGGCCAGGATGCTGCTCAACATGGCTATAATGCAGTCGGATATGAAAGATTATACCGGAAGTGAAGTGACGACGACTAAAGCCATTTCTCTTTTAAAACCATTAAAAAAATATAAACAACTATATATGTGTTATAATAACCTGGGAATTGTGTTCAACAATCTTCAGGATTATGAACGGGCTATTTTTTACCATCAAAAGGCATTGGAATATTTGAAGAAAACGGATAACAGAGCATTGTTAGAGCCTTCAGCATTAAACAATATAGGGGTGGTTTATGAAAATCAAAAGAATTATAAAAAGGCTGTAAAAAATTATAAAAAAGCATTGGATTACGACAGTCTGTTTCATAAAGACCCGGAACTTTATGCTATGCTTATCGACAATTTGGGATATTCGAAATTTCTTTCGGGAGATACAATTGAATCCCCAAAATTGTTTTACAAGGCATTAAAAATCAGGGATAGTTTACGAATTATTCCCGGTATAACAGTAAATAAACTTCATCTGGCAGAATATTATGCATCTCGTTCCGATACAACAAAATCTATACGTTATGCCATACAGTCTAAAGAGCTCGCCGAAAATTCTCAAAATTACAGAGATTTATTAACCGCTATCAAGTGGCTATCCAAGCTGGACAGGAATAATACCCAAACCTATATGAGAACATATGTAAAGGTTAATGATAGCTTGTTACGAGAAGAGAGGGCCATAAGAAATAAATTTGCGAGAATTCGTTTCGAGACGGATGAATTTATAGAAGAAACGGAACGACTCAATCAAAAAGTGATAACGATTTCTATAGCCCTGATAGGAACTATATTAATTGCCATTTTATTATATGTTATAAAAAGGCAAAAAGATAAAAACAGGCAACTTTACTACGAACAACAACAGCAAAAAGCAAGCGAAGAAATTTATAACCTGTTGTTAAATCAGCAGATAAAAGTAGAAGAGGGAAAACAGAAAGAAAAACAGAGAATCTCACGGGAGTTGCATGATGGCATTCTGGGAAAACTATTTGGAATTCGATTAAGCCTGGATAGCTTAAATGTAAAAAATGATAAAGCATCAATTAAAACGAGAAAACAATATCTTAATAGTTTAAAGGAAACAGAAGAAGAAATCCGGAGTATTTCGCATGAAATGAATGCAGAATTTCTAAATAGTAATACGAATTATGCAGCTATAATAGCTAACCTTGTTAAGTCCCAAAATAAAATTAGTGAATTCAATATCCTTTTACATCATGATAGGACCATAAAATGGGATGCCATTGCCGGAAATATAAAAATGAATATATACAGAGTTATTCAGGAAGCCCTTCAAAATTGTAATAAACATGCTAACGCGAATGAAGTAATAATCTCTTTTAAGAAAAAGCACCAGGCATTGGAATTGACCGTTGAAGATGATGGAATAGGATTTGGTATGAAAAAGAATAAAAAAGGAATAGGTTTGAAGAACATCAGATCGAGAGTAGAGAGTCTTTCCGGAAAATTAGTTGTAGACTCTACAAAGGGAACAGGCACTACTTTAATAATAAAAATCCCTTTACAATAG
- a CDS encoding response regulator: protein MVKKELKILMVDDHPMILEGYKNVLLQIDTGYDLAIDVAGNCDTAYSKILQAIPENHYNIIFLDISLPPSADGEIMSGEDLGIRVKELSPKTKIIVLTMFDDNFRIRNIMANLEPDSFILKNEATASILTTAFKTILDDVPYYSPTVTKLLKAQLSNTFVLDKIDRSIIYHLSKGTKTKQLPEYINLSLRAIENRKRRLKDVFGLENGDDRALLDKARECGYI from the coding sequence GTGGTAAAAAAGGAATTAAAAATATTAATGGTAGATGACCATCCGATGATTCTGGAAGGGTATAAAAATGTTTTGTTACAGATAGATACGGGATATGATCTGGCAATAGATGTTGCGGGAAACTGTGACACTGCGTACAGTAAGATTTTGCAAGCTATTCCTGAAAATCACTACAATATTATTTTTTTAGATATTAGTTTACCTCCATCTGCGGATGGGGAAATTATGTCTGGGGAAGATTTGGGAATAAGGGTTAAAGAGCTGTCTCCAAAAACTAAAATCATAGTATTAACGATGTTCGACGATAATTTTAGAATTCGTAACATCATGGCCAATTTAGAACCTGACAGTTTTATTTTAAAAAATGAAGCAACCGCGTCAATACTGACCACAGCATTTAAAACGATATTGGATGATGTTCCCTATTACAGTCCTACGGTGACTAAGCTTTTAAAAGCACAATTATCAAATACCTTCGTGTTGGATAAAATAGACAGAAGTATTATTTATCATCTTTCCAAAGGGACCAAAACAAAGCAACTTCCCGAATATATTAATTTGTCTTTACGGGCTATTGAAAACAGAAAAAGGAGATTAAAGGATGTCTTTGGTCTTGAAAATGGAGATGACAGAGCTCTGTTAGACAAGGCAAGAGAGTGTGGCTACATATAA
- a CDS encoding GLPGLI family protein, whose translation MVQIQKYSVFLFFMYFMLQGTAQSEIKEIIKVTYASTPVSQYKMTDSDTRSTPTKASVHEFMKGITDYYSLYINVKDRSSVYVLDSTVQQRPIGWENPATTAALADTVLFSIKTSKNKTFKHEWVMNQTFYTEGEVGDIAWILTNDQKKIKGLNCFKAKAKSDNYPMLTVWYTRELPVANGPSVYQGLPGLVVAAEDYFRTIQIQNIEYTDKTKEYQKLYKAKYDTFLEEKKRKKHYDKEPILLIKKGDLARSNYQYYHGKPYKG comes from the coding sequence ATGGTACAAATTCAGAAATATTCTGTTTTTCTTTTTTTTATGTACTTCATGCTTCAGGGGACAGCACAGTCAGAAATAAAGGAGATCATAAAAGTAACCTATGCAAGCACTCCGGTGAGTCAATATAAAATGACAGATTCGGATACACGAAGTACTCCTACCAAAGCATCGGTACACGAATTTATGAAAGGAATAACGGATTATTATAGTCTGTACATTAATGTTAAGGACCGTTCATCTGTTTATGTGCTGGATTCTACGGTACAGCAAAGACCCATAGGCTGGGAAAATCCGGCAACAACCGCTGCACTTGCGGATACCGTATTGTTTTCAATCAAAACTTCAAAAAATAAGACTTTTAAGCATGAGTGGGTCATGAACCAGACCTTTTATACTGAAGGAGAAGTTGGGGATATAGCATGGATATTAACTAATGATCAAAAGAAAATAAAAGGATTGAACTGTTTTAAGGCAAAAGCCAAATCAGATAATTATCCGATGTTAACGGTTTGGTATACCAGGGAACTTCCGGTAGCTAATGGACCTTCCGTTTACCAGGGATTGCCGGGTCTCGTGGTAGCTGCCGAAGACTATTTTCGCACTATACAGATACAAAACATAGAATATACTGATAAGACAAAAGAATATCAGAAACTTTATAAAGCTAAATATGATACGTTTTTAGAAGAAAAGAAAAGAAAAAAGCATTACGATAAAGAGCCCATACTACTCATTAAAAAGGGAGACCTGGCCAGAAGTAACTATCAATATTATCATGGAAAGCCTTACAAGGGATAG